The Rhodothermus marinus DSM 4252 DNA segment GTAGGCGCGTTCGCTCAATGCCTCGTAGTCCGGAAAAATCTCAACCAGCATTCTCTCTGTGTTGTTGCGTTATAACATTCAGGGTTGAGCCCATGTCGGGAGGCGCCCCACCTCTACTCCCAGCGTGAACGGGAGCAGGAGGAAAGCCAGGGCGGTCAGGAGCACAATGAACAACAGATTCAACCAGAAGCCTGCACGCGCCATCTCTGCCATGGTAATTCGCCCGGTGCTGTACACCACGGCGTTGGGCGGGGTAGCCACGGGCAACATGAACGCACAACTGGCGCCCAGCGTAGCCGGAATCGCCAGCAGCAGGGGATTTTGCCCCAGTCCCACGGCTGCCGAGGCCAGCACCGGTAGAAAAGCGGCGGCTACCGCCGTATTGCTGGTGATTTCGGTCAGAAAGACGATGGTGCCGGTCGCCAGCAGCACGATCAAAAGCGGTGGCCATCCGGCCAGCCCACCCACCTGCTGGCCGATCCAGCGCGCCAGCCCCGTATCGGTGATCGCGTCGGCCATGCTGAGGCCACCGCCAAAGAGCAGCAGGATGCCCCAGGGCAGATGTCGGGCCGACTCCCAGTCGAGCAACCGCCGCCCCTGCCCGGCTGGTAGCAGAAACAGCATCAGCGCCGCCCCTATGGCGATGCCCGCATCCGAAAGCCCCGGCACCCATCGGCTCAGCAGCGGACGCACGATCCACAGCAGCGCCGTTACGGCAAAGACCCAGGCCACGCGGCGCTCGGCCGGCTGCACAGGTCCCAGTGCCGACAGTTCCGCCTGAATCAGTCCTCTGGCTTCGACCCGAAGCCGCCGTCCTTCCGGGAACAGAACAAAGATCAGCAACAGGTAGGTCAGAAACAGACCTATCGCCACGATCGGCAGTCCCAGCGGCAGCCAGGCCGCGAAGCTCAGCTCATAGCCGTACGTTTCGCTCAGAAAACCTGCCAGCAGCGCATTGGGCGGTGTGCCGATGAGCGTACCCATGCCGCCGATGTTACAGCCGTAGGCGATGCTGAGCACCAGCGCCGCTTCGAAGGTGCGAAGGGTCGGTTGAACGGCCCCCCGTTCTTCCAGCAACTCCAGCACCGAGAGCGCAATCGGCAACATCATCAGCGCCGTGGCCGTGTTGCTGACCCAGAGGCTCAGAAACGCCCCGGCCAGCAGAAAGCCCAGCACCAGCCGCGCCGGCCGCGTTCCAATGCGCCGGATGATGTGCAGCGCCAGCCGTCGGTGCAATCGCCAGCGCTGCATGGCCTGTGCCAGGAGGAATCCTCCCATAAACAGAAAGATGATGGGATGGGCATAGGGGGCCGTCGCTTCGCCAATCGAGCGCACGCCCAGCACCGGAAACAGCACAATCGGCAAAAGCGCCGTGGCCGGAATCGGAAGGGCCTCCGTAATCCACCAGACGGCCATCCAGAGACTGACGGCTCCGGCATGCCAGGCCTCCGGGGAAAGCGCCGCCGGTTTCGGCCCCAGCCAGAAACTCAGAAAAAACAGCGGTCCCAGCACCAGTCCCAGACGCTGCCTGCGTGTCATGGTTGTGTCGGGGTATGCTCCAGCCAGTATAACAACCAGGGCACATTATAGGCATGCGTCCAGCCAAAGACCCGCAGGCCGTTGGTGATCTTCCAGATGGCCGGCCGCCCGGTTGTGCTCTCGGGCAGGTGGCTGACCGCTTCGAGCGCCTCGGCCAGTTGCCGCTGGGTCATGCGCGCAAACGCATCCTCCGGCAACGCATCGGTCTTGAGCACCTCGGCCCGCCGCAGGGCTTCCTCCAGAAAGCTTTTCTCGCCGGTAAACTCGTAGCCCACCAGCAGGCTGTGAATGCTCGAAAGGTACGACTCCATCTCGTGGTTGAGCGGCGGCACGTCGCGCACGTAGCGGGCATGGCGAACGAGTGCCTGTCGCACCCGGGAATCGCCCGTCAGCTGCCAGTAGCGGTAGAGCCCGTGCGAGGCGTACACCTGAGCGTAGCCGTAGCGATCCACCACCAGATTGCCTCCCTGCTCCTCCTGCAGCTGCAGCATGAGCCGCACGCGATCGCGCAGCTCGGCCTCGTACCGGGGGTCTTTGGTGGCGTCCCAGAGTTCGGCCAGGTTCCAGACCGACAGATACAGCCGCCGCCCCCGCAGGTCGTGCTCGCCCCAGATGCGCTTCAGGTAGGTCTCGCCGGTCAGCCGCGCCACATCCAGCCCTCGATGGTAACCGGCCAGGTAATAGGCCGCCAGCCATCCGGGGAGCCACACATGCGCGCTGAGCAGCGCCGTCCAGTGCTGGCGGGCATGACGTCGTCCAATGCCCAGGTACGGCGTGCCCTTCGGCTGCTTTCGATAGCGCCAGTAGTCCAGGGCGCTGTTCGTCTCGCCGTGATAGACCGGATCGGCCGGCCAGTGGACGTTGTCCACGTCCATGGTATGGCGGCTGGCCGCCTCGGCCGTCAGATAGGCCGCGCGGGAGCCCGTCCGCATAAAATGCAGCCACCACATGAAGTCCACGGCCGGCTCGTTGTTGTTCCACATGAACCAGTCGTCCCGGAAGTAATAGGTCAGGCCGTCGCCGAAGTCGAACATGCCGTACCAGGGCTCCCAGTGCTGGTTGAAGCGCCACCAGGCGAACTTATAGGTCAGACCGCGTTCGAATTCCGGAAAGCGTTCAGACGCCGGCGCAAAGCGGCCGTACACCAGACTTCCGGCATACCAGGAAGGATCGGCATGCGCCACGGGTGGATCGAGCACGTAGCCAAGCACCTGCCGCACGGAATCGACAGGTACCGTGGGGCCATGGAAAAACAGCACCAGCTCGGTCGTCTTGGTCAGCCCCTGGGCAAAGTTGCCCAGCATCTCCCCATCGAACTCTTCGGCCGACCAGCGGGCAAACTGCATGGGTTCGACCGTCGGCGGCCACAGATAAGCGGTCAGGCGCGCTGTCGAGCCTTCGAGCGCCTTCGGGTATTCCTCGAAGAAAAAGCGGATGCCCCAGGCGATGCCGCCACGCGGGCCGCGCAGGTCCAGCCACCCCGCCGCACGCGCCACCGAACGGTCCAGACCGCTGAGCTGTGCCGTAAATCCTTCCAGGCGCAGGTCCGGTGTGCTGTTGGGAAGCGGCGGCATGCGCGTAGGGTCCGGTCCGTTCTGCAGCACACGGCACACCGGGGCGGGCGTGCTCTCCTGCAGTTGCTCCGGGCCGCGTTGCCACCAGGGTCCTTCGAAGTAGCCGGTCACGCAGCGCAGTGGCTCGCCCACGTGCGGCACAAGCGCCAGCCCGGCCCCGGCAATCCGGTCGTCCGGCTGCGTCCAGCCCGGATCGCCCCGGAGCTGCTGCTCGTCCAGGATGCTGTCGGACGACGTGGCAATCAGCGCATACTGGCCCGCAAGACGCCGGTGTTTGTCCGGATTGCCCGTATAGGTGATCGTGTGCAGCAGGCGCACGTAGGACTGCCCGGCATAGGCGTGCAGGTAGGTAACGAACGGCGACGGGTTGTTGTCCGGCCGGTGGTAGCGGTATTCGCCTTCGATCTTCAGCACGGCATGGAGCGGTCCGGTCCCCCGTGCCTTCGTGATGCGAAGGATGACCGCCTCGGAGCTGTCCGGTCCCAGATCGTCGAGCAGATCCAGAAACGAGCCGCGCCCTTCGGGGCCCGTGGCGATCCGATCGTCTTCTTCGAAGCCGTCGCCCTCGGCGTCGAGCCAGACTTCTTTCAGAAAACCGCCCGTCCCCTTCGCCACCACGAAGCGCAGCGGACCGGTCGTCACTTCGGCCCCGCCTCCTTTCCGCTGATTGTTGACCACGGTCACGCGCGGCGTAAAAAGCAGCGTGCGTCGGACTTCCGGCCCGTACACCAGCCGGTACTGCGCCTCGCTTCCCGCAAAGAAAAAGACCCAGATCCACTTGAGGCTGCTGTCGGCCGGATCCCAGGTGGTGACCTCGGTCACCTGCGCCGGGACTTCGTGTCCTTCCCGGTCCTCCAAGCGGACATGGTCCGGGCTGTAGAGCGCACCCCGTGGAAAAGGCAACCCCACCAGCACGGGTGCGCCAGGCCGCGGCTCCTCCAGGTGGAGCGTCAGATGCGCTGCGGATTGTGCCTGGGCCAGTTCTCCGGCCCATGCGAATAGCACAAACCAGAACAACCAGCCTGTTACAGAACCGAAAAAGCGAGGCATATCAGCAAGCTCCTGTCATCGTCCGATTCCATCCGGAATGCCCCGGTAGTAGCGGAAGCACTCTACGGCGCGCCCGTCCTGATAGCGGATGCGTCGCCGGATGCGCTGCTCCATTTCCTGAAAGGCTTCCGGCGAAAGGGTCTCGGTGTACTTGTACCAGGCCGAGCTGAACTGGCTGATATACTGCGTGCCCGCCCGCACCTTCCGTTCGACGTAATCGTGGATGTCCACGCACACGTTCTGGTCCTCGGGCTCGTTGTCGAAAAAGAGGTATTCCTGAATCCAGTGGGCCTCCAGGCCGTCGTAGATGAGATGGCTTTCGAACAGGAGCGGCCACTCGGCGGCACGTGCCGCATCGACGGCCAGAAGCGACGCCGCTCGGTGGTCCGACTTGTGCCAGCGCTGCTCGCCCTTGCCCGGATCGAATGCGAACAGCACATCGGGCTTCAGTTTACGGATGTAGTACACGACCCGTCGAATGAGTTCTTCTCGATGGTTGGTCGCATAATATTCGAGCCGTCCATCGTCGTACCCCAGGTTAATGTAGTGATCGGCCGGAATCCCGAGCGCAGCCAGCGCATTGATCTCCTCCTGCTTGCGAATCCGGGCCAGTTGCGTGCGGGAAAGCGTGGTATCCTTGGTGCCCACGTTACCCATCGTCAGCAACAGCACATACACTTCGTTACCCTGCGCGGCCAGCCGGGCCAGCGTCCCGTGCGCATAGGAGTCGTCATCGGGGTGGGCTCCGATGAGCAGGATGGTTTTTCCCTGCCACTGTTCTACGGGCACTTCGGGCTGACTCCAGGCCACCTGGGCACCAAACAGCAGGGCCACCAGGCCCCAACGAGCATAGCGTACCATGTCGACGATCCTCCTCCGGGTTATTCGTGTTCGGGATTCTGCTGAAGCACGCCGTGCGAGACGTCAATTTCACGCTGCGGGATGGGGAAGCACTGTTTGGGCCGGAATCCTTTCGCCTGCATGACGTCCATGGCCCGCCCGAAGCGGAGCAGATCGAACCAGCGGTGGTTTTCGAAAGCCAGCTCGACGCGACGTTCGTGCAGCAGCTTCTCTTCGAAGGTTCCGGGCGTATCCGGTCCGATAGGCGGAAGTCCGGCCCGCTGCCGTACCTGGTTGATCAGGGCGTAGGCCTCCGGGCTTTCACCCAGCGCTTCGGCCAGCATCAACAGCACATCCGCATAGCGAAAGACGATGAAGTTGTTTTCGGCGTCGAAGAGTGCAAAGGGCTGGCTGATGTACTTTTTGATGTACCGCGCCTGTTGTGTTTCGCCGTCGGCATCCACATAGCTGGTATCCATGGAAATCATGAAACGCAGATCTCCTTCCTCATACGCCTGCTGCATGTCGAGCGTCGGGCGGTTGCCCGTCTGTCCACCGGTTGCCGTACTCCAGGGAACGAACTGATCCACGAACGGGCTGCCTTCTCCGAATCCGCCCGCTTTGTACTGCACCTCGAAAATGGACTCGGGATTGTTTTCGTTTTCAGGTCCCCAGAGATCCGCATAATCAGGTACCAGCTGGTAGCCATAGTTGTCGATGATGCGGCGCAGCACGGTAGCGGCACGCCCCCGGTCGCCCACGATCAGATAGACCTTGGCCAGCAGCGTGGCGGCTGCTCCTTTCGTAGCACGCCCTTCCTGTCCCTGCGGATAGCGCACCGGCAACAGTTCTTCGGCGCGTGTCAGGTCTTGCATGAGCTGCGCATAGACCTCGCTGGCCGGCACCTGATTCACCGGCTGGTCGGGCGAGGTCGTTTCGTCGAGGATCAGGGGAATATTGCAGAAGATCTGCGCCAGATAGTAATAAAAGAGCGAGCGCAGGAAGAGAGCTTCCCCTTCATACAGGGCCTTCAGGTCGGCGGGCAGATCGGCCGCAGGCAGACGCGCCAGGATCACGTTGGCGCGGGCCACTCCCCGGTACGAATCGGCCCAGATCGCCAGCGCATAGTCGTTCGTGGGCAACTCATCGAACGTGTCGAGCGCGGCCAGCTGTGCGGCCAACCCGGTCACGTCGTCGCCCGCATCCGTGTTGTCGGAGCGCATCTCGCCGGCGATCCAGTAGCCCATATTGAACGTTCCGCGCTGCTGCAGCGCATCGTAGACCCCGAAGATCGCCTGCTGGAAATCCTCGGGCGTCTGGTAAAAGTCGGCCGCATTCTTCTGCGAGGGAGGCGCCAGCATCGTGAAATCCTCGCCGCAGGCGCTCAGGCCGCCGACCAGCAGTAACAGCGCAACAAAATGAATCGGTCGCATGATTCCTACAGGTTTAATGGCAAGCAGCATTAGAAAGTCAGGCTGACTCCCAGCGTGTAGGTTCGGGCCAGCGGATAGGTACCGTAGTCCAGACCGGGCGTCAACGCACTCTCGGCCCGCATGCTCACCTCCGGGTTGAAGCCCAGATAGTTGGTCCAGGTGAACAGGTTGGTGGCGCTCAGATAAATGCGGGCCTGTGAAAGGTGACGTCCCAGCAACCGCTCCGGCAGCGTGTAGCCCAGCGTCACGCTACGCAGCCGCACGTACGAGCCGTCCTCGACCTGGAAAGTGGAGGGGCGGTTGTTGTTGCCATGCAAATCGCTCTGCCGATCGGCACGCGGCACTTTGCCATTGCCGGGATTTTCTGGCGAACGCCACCGCTCGTTAAAGATGGCATAGCTGTTGAAATTAGCCTCGCCATTTTTCAGGTGGCGGCTGGTCAGGTTGAGAATCTCGTTGCCCTGCACGCCCTGGATAAAAATGGCCAGGTCGAAGTTTTTGTACCCGAACCGGTTGGTGATGCCAAAGGTATAGTCGGGGAAGTAGCTTCCGATGACGGTGCGATCGTCGTTGTCCACGTCGCCATCCCCATCGATGTCCTTGAAGCGAAAGTCACCGGGGCCCGGGTTGGGTGCCAGCCTATCGACCGGGGCCTGCGCAATTTCCTCTTCTGACTGATAGATGCCCTCCACCACGAAACCATAATAGCTACCGATCGGCGCCCCTACCTGGGTGACGTAGCGCAATCCGGCAATGTTGAGCGTATAGATAGGCGCATCATCTGGCCCCAGCGCCAGCACTTTGTTACGGTTCACGCTGAGATTGAAGTCGGTCTCCCAGGTGAACGCCCCCACCAGATTCCGGGACGTGAGGGAAAATTCGAAGCCCCGATTCCGAACCTTGCCGATATTCGTCAGGGCCGACTCGTACCCCAGCGCCGTCGGCACGTTGACGTAGAGCAGCAGGTCTTCGGTGATGCTGTTGTAGAACTCCGCCGTGAAGTAGATCCGATCGGCCAGCAGCCCTACATCCAGGCCGAGGTTGAACTGGCGGGTAGTTTCCCAGGTCAGGTTTTCGTCACCCAGCGTGGCCGGGGCCGCCCCCAGCACTACCTGATTGCCTACCACGTAGTTGGCCTGGTCCAGCAGGCTGATCGACGCATAGTTGGGAATCTGGAAGTTGCCCGTCACCCCGTAGCTGGTCCGCAACTTCAGTTCGCTCAAAAATCCGCGCACCGGCTGCATGAAAGGCTCTTCCTGGATGCGCCAGCCTACCGACACGGACGGAAACACACCGGTCTGGCGATTCCGGCCGAAGCGAGAAGACCGATCCGAGCGAATCGAAGCCGTCAGCAGATAGCGGTCGCGATAGCTGTAGCTGAGGCGCGCCAGCATCGACACCAGCGACCAGGCCTCCTGTACGCCGCTTCCTCCCGTGACCTGCCCGCCGCTGATGGTTTTCACCTTGTCGTCCGGGAAGTTACGGGCTTCCACCTGCGACAGGTCGATCGTCTCCTTCTGGGCCGTGTAGCCGGCCACTGCCGACAGATAGTGCGCGTCGTTCAGGCTCACCTCGTACGAAAGCGTGTGCTCGATGAGCCAGTTCAGGCTCTGCGAAGCGTTGGCCTGACCAAAGGGTTCGCCCGTGCGCGCCGTGCGGTAGAGCAGCGAGTTGGCCCGGTAAAACGTTCGTTGATAATTGTTCAGATCAACCCCGAGATTCACGCGATAGACCAGTCCCGGACGCAGCGTGTAGTCAGCGCTCAGCGTCCCGAAAGTCCGATGGTTGTCCAGCACGTCCGTTACCGCCGCAATGATGGCCAGCGGATTGCTGGCAGATGTCGTGCCTCCACCCAGATACGACTGATTGTCCAGCTGATTGATGGAGCCATCCTCGTTGTATGGCTTGATGACGGGCGAATGCACCATGGCGGAATAGATAATGCCGGGGGGCCGGGCAAAGTACGGCGCATTGGCCGGCAGGCGATTGGTGCGCGTGAAGGCGGTATTGAGATTCAGATTGAGATGCAAGCGCTCGTGCGGATCGGCGTCGAGGTTGACGCGCAGGCTGTAGCGGGTCAGGTCGTTGGTGCCGTCGATCAGGCCTTCCTGCATCAGATAGCTACCCGCCACATAATAGCCCAGCTTATCCACCCCACCCGAGACCGAAAGATGCTGGCTGACGGTCGGGGCCGTGCGAAAGATCAGATCCAGCCAGTCTGTATCCGTGCCGTCCCAGTTCACGTACTTTTCCGGAATCAACACGAAGTCGTCGTTGGGTCGGCCTTCATTGGTCCGCGGATTGGGCGGGTCCTGACCGTATTTTTCGCGATAATTGTTATTGCGCGCATCGATCGTGTATTCGATCAGTTCGCGTGCATTCATCAGATCGGGTTCGCGCGCGACCTCCTGGAGCCCGACGTAGCCATTGTAGCGCACCTGAATGCTTCCATCGCGCTGACCCTTCCGCGTTGTGATCAGAATGACGCCATTGGCTCCCCGCGAACCGTAAATCGCCGCCGCTGACGCATCCTTGAGCACTTCGACCGAAGCGATGTCGTCCGGATTCAGGCCAGCCAGTGGATTGATGGGGGGTGGCTGATAGAGTTCGTCGCGCAGCGCGATCGATCCCTGCAGGGCGGGATTGCTCGAGACCGGAAAACCATCGATCACGTAAAGCGGATCGTTGCCGGCCGTAATGGATCGCGTCCCACGGATGCGAACGGTCGGAGCGGCGCCGGGCTCTCCACTGGTTTCCTGAATCTGCACCCCCGGCAGGCGTCCCAGAATCGCATTCTCAAAGCTGAACGTCGGGAGCTCGGCCACCTCCTCCATCTGGAGCGAAGTAACCGAACCGGTCACACGCACACGTTGCTGGGTGCCATAGCCGATCACGACAATTTCTTCCAGTTCCTCCACCGCCGGAAGAAGCCGCACATCGATACGCGTCCGTCCGTCGATGGGCACTTCCGCGCTCCGGTAACCCACGAACGAAAAGACCAGCGTGTCCTCAGGTGAAGGCGCTTCCAGCGCATAGTAGCCGTCCAGATCGGTCGTCGTCCCGATCATGGTTCCCTTGACCACCACGTTGACGCCGGGAAGCGGGTCGTCCGTTTCCGCATCGAGCACCTGTCCCTGCACGGCGTGCTGAGGAGCCGGCGCCTTTTCCGGAGCCCGGGGCGTCGGAACCAGCACCAGTTGTCCGCTGGGCGAAGCCCACACCGTCAGGTTCGTCCCGACCAGCAGGCTGTCCAGCGCCACCTCCAGCGGTACCGCCTGCAGCGAAACCCGGACCTGACGATCCGGCACCTGTGCCGAATCGTAAGTCAGACGCCCGCCCACCTGCGCCACCAGACGCGCCAGCGCCTGCCGCAGCGACAGATTCTGTGCCTCGAGCGAAACCAGCCGCTCGTTGATTTTCTCGACGCTGTCACTGTACGCGTACCAGTGCAGCGGCGCGAAATGCCTCACCGGCTGCGGACGCTCGGCCGCTACCGTAGTCTGAACGGCCAGCACGCCGATCAAAAACAGACCTCGTAGCATCTCCTTCATGGTTTACTCTGGTTGGGTCGGTTGAAAGATGATCGAATCTCCCCGGGCAAGTGGCCGCAGGTGAAGCGCCAGCCCTATTGCCTCGGCTATTTCCGCAATGGGTTGCCTGAGCTGAAAACTCGCGGTTAGATGGGCCTGTCGATGCGTGGGCGGAAAAACGAAGTGTACGCCGAACCAGCGTAATAGCTGGCGCTGCACCTCCTCGAGCGAGGCCGTCTGAAACACCAGCGTCCCCTGCATCCAGGAGAAATACGCGCGCAAATCCTGGTCGGACAGACGAAGAACCCGCAGCCGCGATTGCTGCGCATCGTATCGCCCAAGCATACCCGCCGCAACCACCAGCGAGTCGGCCCTTGCAGCCGCCTGCATCGCTACCAATCCTTCCTCGACCACTACCTGCACCAACGCCTCCGGATGATCGGCGCGGACCAGAAATCGGGTGCCAATATCCCGAATGGTTACCGGCCCGGCCAGCAGACGCACGCCGGACGCCTCGGCCACTTCCACGTAAACTTCCCCCCGCACCCGCAACGTGCGATGCTGCATATACGGTTGTTGCACCTCTACCTGACTTTCGGGCGCCATCCAGATCCGCGTGCCGTCCGCCAGCCGCAGAATCTTCTGCTCGCCGGTGGTCGTCCGCCATGAATCCCAGGTAACCACTTCGGCGACCCGGGACGGCGCGGGCGAGGTCATCCGCCAGAGCAACACCCCCAGCGGAATCAGCAACAGCACCAGTACCAGCGCAACACGCACTCCATAAGGAAGCTTGCGACGCCGCGACCTGCGTGGTGGCCGCCCCGTCCCTGCTGCACGCACCTGACGTGCGACTTGCAGCCAGGCAGCTTCGGCATCCCAGGCCCCTGGCCGAGCAGGCGGCGTCCGCCAGATCACCTCCAGACGCTTCAGCAGGGCACGATGCGCAGGGTCGGCCGCACACCAGGCCTCCACACGCGCGCGCTCTTCTGGCGTAGTCGTTCCCTCCAGGTAACGGGCCAGCAGTGTCCAGTCAGGCTGTTGCATAAAAATCCAAGCTTTCAACAATTCTATATGGAATACAGATGAACCTGCGCCTACCCTGACAGCCGTTCAAAAAAAAAAGCAGGCCCCCGCCTGGGGACCTGCTTTTCTGATCCGGATAATTCGCGCGGCGGACTACGCCTCGACGCGCTCGGGCTGGCTGCGCAGGAAGTCGCGGAGCACGTAGTGGAGGATACCACCGTGCCGGTAGTATTCCACCTCAACGGGCGTGTCGAGCCGCACCAGTACCTCGAAGGTCACCTTCGAGCCGTCGGCCTTCGTGGCCGTGACGGTCAGCGTCTGGCGCGGTTTGACGTCATTGGTCACCGGAATGTCGTAGACTTCCGAGCCGTCCAGCCCCAGCGACTCGGCGTTTTCGCCTTCCCTGAACTGGAGCGGAAGCACACCCATGCCGATCAGGTTCGAGCGGTGGATGCGCTCGAAGCTCTCGGCCAGTACGGCCCGCACACCGAGCAGCGCCGTTCCCTTGGCGGCCCAGTCGCGGCTGGAGCCCATGCCGTAATCCTTGCCGCCGATGACGATCAGCGGGATACCCTGCTCCTTGTAGCGCATGGCGGCATCGTAGATCGGCATGATCTCGCCGGTCGGGAAGTAGCGCGTGATGCCGCCCTCGGTGCCCGGCACGAGCAGGTTCTTGAAGCGGATGTTCGCGAACGTGCCGCGCATCATCACCTCGTGGTTGCCGCGCCGCGAACCGTACGAGTTGAAGTCGATGGGCTTGACGCCTCGTTCGATCAGATAGCGGCCGGCCGGGCTGTCGGGCGGAATGGAACCGGCCGGCGAGATGTGGTCGGTCGTGGTCGAATCGCCGGCCCGCACCAGCACACGCGCCCCCAGAATCGGCTGGATTTCCGGCACGTCGGGCGTCAGGTTCTCGAAGAACGGCGGCTCCTGGATGTAGGTCGAGTTCGGATCCCACTCGTAGAGCGCGCCGCCTGAGACCCGGATCTGATTCCACATCTCGTTCGAGGTTTCGATGCCCTCGTATTCCTTCCGGAACATCTCGGGCTTGATGGCCTCGTTGATCAGATCCAGGATCTCCCGGCTGCTGGGCCAGATGTCTTTCAGGTACACATCGTTGCCGTCGGCATCTTTGCCCAGCGGCTCGTTCATCAAGTCGATGTTCACGGTGCCAGCCAGCGCATAGGCGATCACCAGCGGCGGCGAGGCCAGGAAGTTCGCCTGCACGAGCGGGTGAATGCGCCCTTCAAAGTTCCGGTTGCCCGAAAGCACGCCGGCCACCACCAGATTACCTTCTTTGATCGCCCGGGCCACCGGCTCGGGAAGCGGCCCCGAGTTGCCGATGCAGGTCGTGCAGCCGTAGCCGACCACGTCAAAGCCCAGCTTTTCGAGGTAGGGCAACAGCCCCGACTCGATCAGGTAGTCGGTCACCACCTTGGAGCCGGGTGCCAGGCTGGTCTTGACGTAAGGCGGCACCTTCAATCCTTTTTCGACGGCCTTCTTCGCCAGCAGACCGGCCCCCAGCATCACCGAGGGGTTGCTCGTGTTCGTGCAGCTCGTGATGGCCGCGATCACCACGTCACCATGGCGGAGCTGCACTTCGTTCCCCTGCTCGTCCCGGTAGGTGGCCGTCTGCTCGAATTCTTCCGGCTTGCGGCCGAAGCCTTTGGGTCCGACCGGCGCCGTGAAGGCCGTCCGGAAGGCCTGCTTGAGCGCAGGCACGTCGATGCGGTCCTGCGGCCGCTTCGGGCCGGCCACACTGGGCACCACGGTGCCCAGGTCCAGCTCGATGACGTCCAGGAATTCCGGATCGGGCGTTTCGTCCGTGCGGAACAGCCCCTGCTCTTTTGTATAGCGCTCGACCAGGTCGATCAGCTCCTGCGGGCGGCCGGTGCGCCGCAGGTAATCGAGCGTTTCCTGGTCGACCGGGAAGAAGCCCATTGTGGCACCGTACTCGGGCGCCATGTTGGCGATCGTGGCGCGGTCGGGTACCGAAAGCTTACTCAGGCCCGGCCCGAAGAATTCCACGAAGCGGCCCACGACGCCGTACTGACGCAGGATCTGCGTGACGGTCAGCACCAGGTCGGTGGCCGTGGCGCCTTCGGGGAGCTCGCCGGTGAGCCGGAAGCCGATCACCTCCGGCATGAGCATGTAGATGGGCTGGCCCAGCATGACCGCCTCGGCCTCGATACCGCCGACGCCCCAGCCCAGCACGCCCAG contains these protein-coding regions:
- a CDS encoding FecR family protein; this translates as MQQPDWTLLARYLEGTTTPEERARVEAWCAADPAHRALLKRLEVIWRTPPARPGAWDAEAAWLQVARQVRAAGTGRPPRRSRRRKLPYGVRVALVLVLLLIPLGVLLWRMTSPAPSRVAEVVTWDSWRTTTGEQKILRLADGTRIWMAPESQVEVQQPYMQHRTLRVRGEVYVEVAEASGVRLLAGPVTIRDIGTRFLVRADHPEALVQVVVEEGLVAMQAAARADSLVVAAGMLGRYDAQQSRLRVLRLSDQDLRAYFSWMQGTLVFQTASLEEVQRQLLRWFGVHFVFPPTHRQAHLTASFQLRQPIAEIAEAIGLALHLRPLARGDSIIFQPTQPE
- the acnA gene encoding aconitate hydratase AcnA yields the protein MSQASEKPRDLLGTRDTFDTGHGTAYIYRLDRLEKLGFSGLDRLPFSIKVLLEGLLRTCDGYLVTQEDVERLARYNPKAPAAEEIPFMPARVLLQDFTGVPAVVDLAAMRSAMARLGGDPEVINPRVPVHLVIDHSVQVDYFGTPEALRLNAELEFKRNRERYEFLRWGQKAFENFSVIPPASGICHQVNLEYISRVVWSRPEDDGVPVAYPDSLVGTDSHTTMVNGLGVLGWGVGGIEAEAVMLGQPIYMLMPEVIGFRLTGELPEGATATDLVLTVTQILRQYGVVGRFVEFFGPGLSKLSVPDRATIANMAPEYGATMGFFPVDQETLDYLRRTGRPQELIDLVERYTKEQGLFRTDETPDPEFLDVIELDLGTVVPSVAGPKRPQDRIDVPALKQAFRTAFTAPVGPKGFGRKPEEFEQTATYRDEQGNEVQLRHGDVVIAAITSCTNTSNPSVMLGAGLLAKKAVEKGLKVPPYVKTSLAPGSKVVTDYLIESGLLPYLEKLGFDVVGYGCTTCIGNSGPLPEPVARAIKEGNLVVAGVLSGNRNFEGRIHPLVQANFLASPPLVIAYALAGTVNIDLMNEPLGKDADGNDVYLKDIWPSSREILDLINEAIKPEMFRKEYEGIETSNEMWNQIRVSGGALYEWDPNSTYIQEPPFFENLTPDVPEIQPILGARVLVRAGDSTTTDHISPAGSIPPDSPAGRYLIERGVKPIDFNSYGSRRGNHEVMMRGTFANIRFKNLLVPGTEGGITRYFPTGEIMPIYDAAMRYKEQGIPLIVIGGKDYGMGSSRDWAAKGTALLGVRAVLAESFERIHRSNLIGMGVLPLQFREGENAESLGLDGSEVYDIPVTNDVKPRQTLTVTATKADGSKVTFEVLVRLDTPVEVEYYRHGGILHYVLRDFLRSQPERVEA